Proteins from a genomic interval of Chanos chanos chromosome 3, fChaCha1.1, whole genome shotgun sequence:
- the rpl17 gene encoding large ribosomal subunit protein uL22, with protein MVRYSLDPENPTKSCKARGSNLRVHFKNTRETAQAIKGMHIRKATKYLKDVIVQRQCVPFRRYNGGVGRCAQAKQFDWTQGRWPKKSAEFLLHMLKNAESNAELKGLDVDSLVIEHIQVNKAPKMRRRTYRAHGRINPYMSSPCHIEMILTEKEQIVPKPEEEVAQKKKVSQKKLKKQKLMARE; from the exons ATGGTCCGCTACTCGCTCGACCCCGAGAACCCGACTAAGT CATGCAAGGCCAGGGGTTCCAACCTGCGTGTTCACTTCAAG aACACCCGTGAGACTGCACAGGCTATTAAAGGCATGCACATCCGCAAGGCCACCAAATACCTGAAGGACGTCATTGTACAGCGTCAGTGCGTCCCTTTCCGCCGCTACAACGGTGGAGTTGGCAGGTGTGCCCAG GCCAAGCAGTTTGACTGGACACAGGGCCGTTGGCCCAAGAAAAGCGCCGAGTTCCTCCTTCACATGCTGAAGAATGCCGAGAGCAACGCTGAGCTTAAG GGTCTGGATGTGGATTCTCTGGTGATCGAGCACATCCAGGTGAACAAGGCCCCAAAGATGCGCAGACGCACCTACCGCGCCCACGGTCGCATCAACCCCTACATGAGCTCCCCGTGCCACATCGAAATGATCCTCACCGAGAAGGAACAGATCGTTCCCAAACCGGAGGAGGAGGTCGCTCAGAAGAAAAAG GTTTCCCAGAAGAAGCTCAAGAAGCAGAAACTTATGGCTCGGgagtaa
- the nkx6.1 gene encoding homeobox protein Nkx-6.1: MLAVGQMDGSRQNAFLLNTPPLAALHSMTEMKTPLYPAYPLSSTGPTSSTSPTATSPNPGGIPVSSPGIKTSTGLSSLGSHQNTGATPHGINDILSRPSVVASGAAAAVAASSPAGILSGLPRFNSLSPPPPPGLYFSPSAAAVAVARYPKPLTDLPGRTPIFWPGVMQSPHWRDARFACSPHQNSVLLDKDGKRKHTRPTFSGQQIFALEKTFEQTKYLAGPERARLAYSLGMTESQVKVWFQNRRTKWRKRHAAEMASAKKKQDSETERLKGASENEDDDDDYNKPLDPNSDDEKITQLLKKHKPNSSLIIHTSENESS, translated from the exons ATGTTAGCGGTGGGGCAGATGGACGGGTCTCGCCAGAACGCATTTCTTCTCAATACCCCACCTTTAGCCGCTCTACATAGCATGACCGAAATGAAGACACCACTTTACCCAGCTTACCCTTTATCGTCTACTGGACCAACATCATCTACCTCGCCGACAGCAACCTCTCCAAATCCCGGTGGCATTCCTGTCTCTTCCCCGGGAATCAAAACATCGACCGGACTTTCATCTCTCGGATCACATCAGAACACGGGCGCAACCCCACACGGAATAAACGACATTCTTAGTCGTCCCTCGGTTGTCGCCTCTGGAGCAGCGGCTGCAGTTGCTGCATCTTCTCCTGCTGGAATCTTGTCTGGACTGCCTCGCTTCAATAGCCTGAGTCCACCACCACCGCCCGGGCTGTATTTTAGCCCAAGtgctgctgctgtggctgtggcCCGTTACCCTAAACCACTGACAGACCTTCCAGGCAGAACCCCAATATTTTGGCCAGGAGTCATGCAGAGTCCACACTGGAGAGACGCCAGGTTCGCATGCTCACCAC ATCAAAATTCTGTTCTGCTGGATAAGGACGGGAAAAGGAAACATACGCGACCAACGTTTTCCGGACAACAAATTTTTGCGCTGGAAAAGACTTTcgaacaaacaaaatatttagcCGGACCAGAAAGGGCACGGCTGGCCTATTCATTGGGGATGACAGAGAGTCAAGTGAAG GTGTGGTTTCAAAACCGAAGAACGAAATGGAGAAAGCGTCACGCTGCTGAGATGGCATCGGCGAAGAAAAAACAAGATTCAGAGACTGAGAGGCTGAAGGGGGCCTCTGAAAACGAAGATGACGACGACGATTATAACAAGCCTTTAGACCCCAACTCAGACGATGAAAAAATAACTCAATTattgaaaaaacacaaaccaaactctTCTCTTATTATCCACACCTCGGAAAACGAGAGCTCATAA